In Dermatophilus congolensis, a genomic segment contains:
- a CDS encoding polysaccharide biosynthesis protein encodes MARRLLKHGVKKIHILSRDEAKQHDMRVALADERITYFVGDVRDRTSVDAALRGTDHVFHAAALKQVPSCEFFPQQAVLTNVLGSHNVIMAAHEAGARSLVCLSTDKAVYPVNAMGMSKALMEKHAQAFTRQYPDSPTTVTITRYGNVMYSRGSVIPHFINQIHTGRPITITEPDMTRFLMSLEESVDLVTHAFTNGTPGDLYVRKAPAATINTLAKAVATLLGHPDHPIHIIGVRHGEKMHETLLSHEEMAHATDQGNYFRVPVDARSMEYELYFTEGDHHRAPLEDYTSANTQRLNLEETITLLLTLPHIRELAYQAGTLHQHETAQP; translated from the coding sequence ATGGCCCGACGCCTCCTCAAACACGGCGTCAAAAAAATCCACATCCTCTCCCGCGACGAAGCCAAACAACACGACATGCGTGTAGCCCTAGCCGACGAACGCATCACCTACTTCGTCGGCGACGTCCGCGACCGCACCTCCGTAGACGCAGCCCTACGCGGCACCGACCACGTCTTCCACGCAGCAGCCCTCAAACAAGTCCCCAGCTGCGAATTCTTCCCCCAACAAGCCGTACTCACCAACGTACTGGGCTCCCATAACGTCATCATGGCCGCCCACGAAGCCGGCGCCCGCTCACTGGTCTGCCTCTCCACCGACAAAGCCGTCTACCCCGTCAACGCCATGGGCATGTCCAAAGCCCTCATGGAAAAACACGCCCAAGCATTCACCCGCCAATACCCAGACAGCCCCACCACCGTCACCATCACCCGCTACGGAAACGTCATGTACTCCCGCGGCTCAGTCATCCCCCACTTCATCAACCAAATCCACACCGGACGCCCCATCACCATCACCGAACCCGACATGACCCGCTTCCTCATGTCCCTCGAAGAATCCGTCGACCTCGTCACCCATGCCTTCACCAACGGCACCCCAGGCGACCTCTACGTACGCAAAGCCCCCGCCGCCACCATCAACACCCTCGCCAAAGCCGTCGCCACCCTCCTAGGCCACCCCGACCACCCCATCCACATCATCGGCGTGCGCCACGGCGAAAAAATGCACGAAACCCTGCTCTCCCACGAAGAAATGGCCCACGCCACCGACCAAGGCAACTACTTCCGCGTACCTGTGGACGCCCGCTCCATGGAATACGAGCTCTACTTCACCGAAGGCGACCACCACCGCGCCCCCCTTGAGGACTACACCTCCGCCAACACCCAACGACTCAACCTCGAAGAAACCATCACCCTCCTACTCACCCTCCCGCACATCCGCGAACTCGCCTACCAAGCCGGAACACTCCACCAGCACGAAACGGCACAGCCATGA
- a CDS encoding polysaccharide biosynthesis C-terminal domain-containing protein — MNSTPTQRRLKAVVTGANGFLGWHLRARLLTLPNIDTYPINRTDFATHALEEALSDADLVFHCAGINRSNEHELNNGNIALANRLVTALESTVSGRYTAGKREPAVVYAGSNHASPEHPNSSTPYGHGKRQAGHIITEWAEHAGGEASATDLRFCGLFGEHGRPDYNSFVATFAHTIAHDGEPRITDDREIPLLHVGEACERMIAAALQRTNGIREQTGTMIRISEVARTLERFHSVYAPTGEIPDLNSPLGIPLFNTLRAAMWPHAYPIPTQPNTDERGTLIETIRVHGSSGQVFHSTTNPGYTRGNHFHLNKIERFQVLHGTARICLRRVLTNERIDFDVTGDTPVTIDMPTLWTHNITNTGTTPLHTMFWTNELYDPKNPDTTPHPVDPAPTTPQP, encoded by the coding sequence ATGAACAGCACCCCCACCCAACGCCGCCTCAAAGCTGTCGTCACCGGCGCCAACGGATTCCTCGGCTGGCACCTACGCGCCCGCCTACTCACCTTGCCCAACATCGACACCTACCCCATCAATCGCACTGACTTCGCCACCCACGCCCTCGAAGAAGCCCTCTCCGACGCCGACCTCGTCTTCCACTGCGCAGGCATCAACCGCAGCAACGAACACGAACTCAACAACGGCAACATCGCCCTAGCCAACCGACTCGTCACCGCACTAGAAAGCACCGTCTCTGGCCGCTACACCGCAGGCAAACGCGAACCAGCCGTCGTCTACGCAGGCTCCAACCACGCCTCACCCGAACACCCCAACAGCTCCACCCCCTACGGACACGGAAAGCGCCAAGCCGGCCACATCATCACCGAATGGGCCGAACACGCTGGCGGCGAAGCCAGCGCCACCGACCTCCGCTTCTGCGGACTCTTCGGCGAACATGGCCGCCCCGACTACAACAGCTTTGTGGCCACCTTCGCCCACACCATCGCCCACGACGGCGAACCCCGCATTACCGACGACCGCGAAATCCCCCTCTTACACGTCGGCGAAGCCTGCGAACGCATGATCGCCGCCGCACTCCAACGCACCAACGGCATCCGCGAACAAACCGGCACCATGATTCGCATCTCCGAAGTCGCCCGCACCCTCGAACGATTCCACTCCGTCTACGCCCCCACCGGCGAAATCCCCGACCTCAACTCTCCCCTAGGCATCCCCCTGTTCAACACCCTGCGCGCGGCCATGTGGCCCCACGCCTACCCCATCCCCACCCAACCCAACACCGACGAACGCGGCACCCTCATCGAAACCATCCGCGTCCACGGCAGCAGCGGCCAGGTATTCCACTCCACCACCAACCCCGGCTACACCCGCGGTAACCACTTCCATCTCAACAAAATCGAACGATTCCAAGTCCTACACGGCACCGCCCGCATCTGCCTACGCCGCGTCCTGACCAATGAACGCATCGACTTCGACGTCACCGGCGACACCCCCGTCACCATCGACATGCCCACCCTGTGGACACACAACATCACCAACACCGGAACCACACCCCTACACACCATGTTCTGGACCAACGAGCTCTACGACCCCAAAAACCCCGACACCACACCACACCCCGTCGACCCTGCCCCCACCACACCCCAACCATGA
- the wecB gene encoding non-hydrolyzing UDP-N-acetylglucosamine 2-epimerase, with product MTHVMTIVGTRPEIIRLSRVITHLDNTVTHTLVHTGQNYDYELNEIFFEELGLRRPDHFLAINTATLGTTLGETLIKVEDILTTHRPDAVLILGDTNSAIAALIAKRMRIPVYHMEAGNRCFDHNVPEETNRRMVDHIADYNLVYTEHARRNLLAEGIHPRHIALTGSPMKEVLDHHRSAFDTSTATSDLGLTPGKFLLVSAHREENVDSPQRLTNLLNCLITARDTFDMPVLVSTHPRTRKRLDALLHHPDSPRHNLEGITFHPPMGFLDYNRLQMDAACVLSDSGTISEESSLLGFPAVTLRDSIERPEALDTGSIIMTGLDPDNLIEAIRDAITTGTTPPPTPTDYRINNCSQRTVRFILSTHRRHETWTGLRS from the coding sequence ATGACCCACGTCATGACCATCGTCGGCACCCGCCCCGAAATCATCCGTCTCTCCCGCGTCATCACCCACCTCGACAACACCGTCACCCACACCCTCGTCCACACCGGCCAAAACTACGACTACGAACTCAACGAAATCTTCTTCGAAGAACTCGGTCTACGCCGCCCCGATCACTTCCTCGCCATCAACACAGCCACCCTAGGAACCACCCTGGGCGAAACCCTCATCAAAGTTGAAGACATCCTCACCACCCATCGCCCCGACGCAGTCCTCATCCTCGGCGACACCAACTCCGCCATCGCCGCCCTCATCGCCAAACGCATGCGCATCCCCGTTTACCACATGGAAGCAGGCAACCGCTGCTTCGACCACAACGTCCCCGAAGAAACCAACAGACGCATGGTCGACCACATCGCCGACTACAACCTCGTCTACACCGAACACGCACGCCGCAACCTCCTCGCCGAAGGCATCCATCCCCGCCACATCGCCCTTACCGGCTCCCCCATGAAAGAAGTCCTCGATCACCACCGCTCCGCCTTCGACACCAGCACCGCCACCAGCGACCTCGGCCTCACCCCCGGCAAATTCCTCCTCGTCAGCGCCCACCGCGAAGAAAACGTCGACTCCCCTCAACGGCTGACCAACCTGCTGAACTGCCTCATCACAGCACGCGACACCTTCGATATGCCCGTCCTTGTCTCCACCCATCCCCGCACCCGCAAGCGGCTCGACGCACTCCTACACCACCCAGACAGCCCTCGCCACAACCTCGAAGGCATCACCTTCCACCCACCCATGGGGTTTCTGGACTACAACCGCCTCCAAATGGACGCCGCCTGCGTCCTATCTGACTCCGGCACCATCAGCGAAGAATCCTCACTCCTGGGATTCCCGGCAGTCACCCTCCGTGACTCCATCGAACGCCCCGAAGCCCTCGACACCGGATCCATCATCATGACTGGCCTGGACCCCGACAACCTCATCGAAGCCATCCGCGATGCCATCACCACCGGCACTACCCCACCGCCAACTCCCACCGACTACCGCATCAACAACTGCTCACAACGAACCGTCCGATTCATCCTGTCCACCCACCGCCGTCACGAGACCTGGACCGGCCTGCGCAGCTGA
- a CDS encoding glycosyltransferase family 4 protein, with protein sequence MTSPTGPRILIATPYYTPAWRGGGPIRSLAAITNQHGDRHHFLVITSAYDWGGVPLDVDTTDWVRTGSALVRYLPTTFGSLNTIPAYVRAWRQATSSPSGPPEITYLTGAFPPLWTLLPLLLARTKILSLGHVLIAPRGEFGTGALALKAKKKRCFLAAARFAGLYRDVTWHASSPAEAADIRSVFPKARVLIRQNETDLPTCATRPHTPTTAPLRLLYLGRLSPKKGIETFLAALRYVNSPVQVTIAGTADSDDYASTLHALANKSKHPVSFVGGIERDRVQETFCEHDLFVFPTTNENFGHTVAESLSAAVPVMLHRGSTPWPVMLPHIPAGALELLDTFDPRDWAEHIDAVAARAPEQRLSDRQAAADAYDAWRACTPTQSVFNMLLDQ encoded by the coding sequence ATGACTTCACCAACCGGCCCCCGCATACTGATAGCCACGCCCTACTACACCCCTGCTTGGCGTGGCGGCGGACCTATCCGCAGCCTAGCTGCCATCACCAACCAGCATGGCGACCGCCACCATTTCCTCGTGATCACCAGTGCATACGACTGGGGCGGTGTGCCTTTAGATGTCGATACCACCGATTGGGTCCGCACCGGCTCTGCACTTGTGCGCTACTTACCCACCACTTTTGGCTCCCTGAACACCATTCCTGCCTACGTTCGAGCCTGGCGCCAGGCCACCAGTAGCCCTTCTGGACCGCCAGAAATCACTTACCTCACCGGAGCATTCCCTCCGCTATGGACATTGCTTCCTTTGCTGCTTGCGCGCACCAAAATCCTGTCGTTGGGGCATGTGCTTATCGCACCTCGAGGAGAGTTCGGGACTGGCGCTCTAGCACTGAAAGCTAAGAAAAAACGCTGCTTTCTTGCCGCGGCACGATTCGCTGGTCTTTATCGAGACGTCACGTGGCATGCCTCTTCTCCTGCTGAAGCCGCCGACATTCGTAGCGTTTTCCCCAAAGCTCGGGTCCTTATACGGCAGAACGAGACTGACCTACCTACCTGCGCTACTCGACCGCACACCCCGACGACAGCTCCGCTGCGGCTGCTTTATCTAGGGCGGCTATCACCGAAAAAAGGTATCGAGACGTTCCTGGCTGCTCTGCGGTACGTGAATTCTCCAGTTCAGGTGACTATCGCTGGAACTGCTGACAGCGATGACTATGCCTCCACGCTGCACGCTCTTGCCAATAAGAGCAAGCATCCAGTGTCTTTCGTTGGCGGGATTGAGCGCGATCGTGTGCAGGAAACTTTCTGTGAACACGATCTGTTTGTTTTTCCCACCACTAACGAAAACTTCGGCCACACAGTGGCTGAATCACTTTCCGCGGCGGTACCTGTGATGTTGCATCGCGGTTCTACCCCGTGGCCTGTGATGCTTCCGCATATACCGGCCGGAGCGCTCGAGCTGCTTGACACGTTCGATCCACGTGACTGGGCTGAACATATTGATGCTGTCGCGGCTCGTGCTCCTGAGCAGCGTTTGTCGGATCGGCAAGCAGCTGCAGATGCCTACGACGCGTGGCGTGCGTGTACGCCGACGCAGTCAGTATTCAACATGCTGCTCGACCAGTGA